In one Micromonospora polyrhachis genomic region, the following are encoded:
- a CDS encoding S8 family peptidase, protein MNLPGRYVLVGVAALTMMAAATPAVAAEPQGTILNAGGATAVADSYIVVLKDSAVASAQVGTTASALVKQYGGSVARTYTSALRGFELKVDAKSAARIAAHPSVSYVEQNHTVQLSGTQTNPPSWGLDRVDQRNLPLDSSYTYPNTATNVHAYIIDTGVRYTHTDFGGRAVSGYDAIDGGSADDCHGHGTHVAGTVGGSAHGLAKGVQIVGVRVLNCQGSGTNAQVIGGVDWVTANAVKPAVANMSLGGGANTALDNAVANSINAGITYGLAAGNDSGANACNTSPARTPAAITVGSTTNTDARSSFSNIGTCLDIFAPGSSITSAWATSDTATNTISGTSMATPHVVGAAALVASANPAWTPQQVRDYLVNNATNNVVTNPGTGSPNKLLYVVNDDTPPPTNDFSVSVSPTSGSTAPGGSVTATVNTATTNGSAQSLNLSASGLPAGATASFNPATVTSGGSSTLTIATTASTPAGTYSVTITGTGASATRTATYTLTVTGTGGGCFGTNGTDVAIPDGGSAVTSSIVIAGCGRNASASSTVAVNIVHTYRGDLVIDLLAPDGSSYRLKNSSIFDGADNVNTTYTVNLSSEAADGTWRLQVRDVWGGDTGYINTWTLTL, encoded by the coding sequence ATGAATCTCCCAGGAAGGTACGTCCTCGTCGGGGTAGCCGCCCTGACAATGATGGCGGCGGCCACCCCGGCCGTCGCTGCGGAGCCCCAGGGCACGATCCTGAACGCCGGTGGTGCCACTGCCGTGGCCGACAGCTACATCGTCGTGCTCAAGGACAGTGCCGTGGCCAGCGCGCAGGTCGGCACGACAGCCAGCGCCCTGGTCAAGCAGTACGGCGGCTCGGTAGCCCGTACGTACACCTCGGCCCTGCGTGGCTTCGAGCTGAAGGTGGACGCCAAGTCCGCCGCTCGGATCGCGGCGCACCCATCGGTGTCGTACGTCGAGCAGAACCACACCGTGCAGCTCTCCGGCACCCAGACGAACCCCCCGTCCTGGGGTCTGGACCGGGTCGACCAGCGCAACCTGCCGCTGGACAGTTCGTACACGTACCCGAACACCGCGACCAACGTGCACGCGTACATCATCGACACGGGTGTGCGGTACACCCACACCGACTTCGGTGGCCGGGCCGTCAGCGGCTACGACGCGATCGACGGCGGCTCCGCCGACGACTGCCACGGTCACGGCACACACGTGGCCGGCACCGTCGGTGGCTCGGCGCACGGCCTGGCAAAGGGCGTGCAGATCGTCGGTGTACGGGTGCTCAACTGCCAGGGCAGCGGCACCAACGCGCAGGTCATCGGGGGCGTCGACTGGGTGACCGCGAACGCGGTCAAGCCGGCCGTGGCCAACATGAGCCTGGGCGGCGGCGCCAACACCGCCCTGGACAACGCGGTGGCCAACTCGATCAACGCGGGCATCACCTACGGCCTGGCCGCCGGCAACGACAGCGGTGCCAACGCCTGCAACACCTCACCGGCCCGTACCCCGGCCGCGATCACCGTCGGATCGACCACCAACACCGACGCCCGGTCGTCGTTCTCGAACATCGGCACCTGCCTGGACATCTTCGCGCCAGGCTCGTCGATCACCTCGGCCTGGGCAACCAGCGACACCGCCACCAACACCATCAGCGGTACGTCCATGGCCACCCCGCACGTGGTCGGCGCCGCCGCCCTCGTAGCGAGTGCCAACCCGGCGTGGACGCCGCAGCAGGTGCGCGACTACCTGGTCAACAACGCCACCAACAACGTGGTGACCAACCCGGGCACCGGCTCGCCGAACAAGCTGCTCTACGTCGTCAACGACGACACCCCGCCGCCGACCAACGACTTCTCCGTCTCGGTGTCGCCGACCTCCGGGTCGACCGCCCCGGGTGGATCGGTCACGGCGACCGTCAACACCGCCACCACCAACGGTTCCGCCCAGTCGTTGAACCTGTCGGCCAGCGGCCTGCCGGCCGGCGCGACCGCGTCGTTCAACCCCGCCACGGTCACCTCGGGCGGCTCGTCGACGCTGACCATCGCCACCACGGCGAGCACGCCGGCCGGGACCTACTCGGTCACCATCACCGGCACCGGTGCGTCGGCCACCCGGACGGCGACCTACACCCTGACCGTGACCGGCACCGGTGGCGGCTGCTTCGGCACCAACGGTACGGACGTGGCGATCCCGGATGGCGGTAGTGCGGTCACCAGCTCGATCGTCATCGCCGGTTGTGGGCGTAACGCCTCGGCCAGCTCGACGGTGGCGGTCAACATCGTGCACACCTACCGTGGCGACCTGGTCATCGACCTGCTCGCCCCGGACGGTTCGTCGTACCGGTTGAAGAACAGCAGCATCTTCGACGGTGCCGACAACGTCAACACCACCTACACGGTCAACCTCTCCTCGGAGGCGGCCGACGGCACCTGGCGGTTGCAGGTCCGTGACGTCTGGGGTGGCGACACCGGCTACATCAACACCTGGACCCTGACGCTGTAG